A part of Ancylothrix sp. D3o genomic DNA contains:
- a CDS encoding LeuA family protein has protein sequence MPTLPLIISDETLRDGEQQAGLFFPYETKKTLANLISQTGVHQIDIMPAVHETEEHLLKTLVAEGNRSIMIAATMIGKQFIDQAIACGVERIILFYAVSDRLLLSRDTEVRNLIAPPEKIEENNLSNELVRHVRENMINKVLENLRYATSPEIGLKVEFAAEDASRADFNFLVECIRSFQPYIEHFVLCDTMGILTPEKTYIWVRDLLELTNNVALGVHFHNDLGMALENTLQAVIAGATMISGTFLGIGERAGNIPLEQVLNGLRWRFGIEVEGINYQALSQVTNYLDSLGVRPAPPYSQAALRHESGIHVNGFLRDPDSYHIFPHVEPEIWFGKCSGASNFQYLFEKQLNQPLSSQEYNQMRDKIKSLSIQEQRCFSPEEIVSLFKQGFFND, from the coding sequence ATGCCAACACTTCCCTTAATCATTTCTGACGAAACTCTCCGAGATGGCGAACAGCAAGCAGGGCTTTTCTTCCCTTACGAAACTAAAAAAACTTTAGCTAACCTCATCAGCCAAACCGGAGTCCACCAAATAGACATAATGCCAGCAGTTCACGAAACAGAAGAACATTTACTAAAAACCTTAGTGGCAGAAGGTAATAGGAGTATTATGATAGCTGCCACAATGATAGGCAAACAATTTATCGACCAGGCTATTGCCTGCGGAGTAGAACGAATAATTCTCTTCTATGCCGTTTCAGACCGTCTTTTACTTTCAAGAGATACAGAGGTTCGCAATTTAATAGCACCCCCAGAAAAAATAGAAGAGAACAATCTCTCTAATGAACTTGTCCGCCACGTCCGCGAGAATATGATTAACAAAGTTTTGGAAAATCTACGCTACGCGACAAGTCCAGAAATTGGTTTAAAAGTAGAGTTTGCCGCCGAAGATGCCAGCCGCGCCGATTTTAACTTTTTAGTAGAGTGCATTCGCTCATTCCAACCCTATATCGAACACTTCGTCCTCTGCGATACGATGGGCATCCTCACTCCAGAAAAAACTTATATATGGGTGCGCGACCTCTTAGAATTAACCAATAATGTAGCTTTGGGAGTGCATTTCCATAATGACTTAGGTATGGCTCTCGAAAATACTCTGCAAGCTGTCATCGCGGGAGCTACAATGATTTCAGGCACATTTCTAGGTATCGGCGAACGCGCTGGAAATATCCCACTAGAACAAGTTTTAAATGGACTTAGATGGCGCTTTGGAATAGAAGTAGAAGGTATTAACTATCAAGCACTCTCCCAAGTAACAAACTATCTCGACTCTCTAGGAGTTCGTCCCGCTCCCCCTTACTCTCAAGCCGCCCTTCGTCACGAAAGCGGCATTCATGTAAATGGCTTTTTACGCGACCCCGACAGCTACCACATTTTTCCTCACGTTGAACCTGAGATTTGGTTTGGTAAATGCAGTGGAGCCAGCAATTTTCAATACCTGTTCGAGAAACAATTAAACCAACCTCTCTCCTCTCAAGAATATAACCAAATGCGAGATAAAATAAAATCCTTGTCTATTCAAGAACAACGCTGTTTCTCCCCTGAAGAGATAGTCTCACTATTCAAACAAGGATTTTTCAATGACTGA